A portion of the Corynebacterium jeikeium genome contains these proteins:
- a CDS encoding MFS transporter, producing the protein MSSSEHAGSSERAISDVGRFTADPAQRTPVTTGWIVRYGLLYLGQNISWAAPTQLLLAQQILIWHPGEKEEKFALLMAVGGFFSIIGHPLAGWLSDRTDTRWGRRAPWILFGGLAAAGSLVFLGAAPGFMALTIGWAVFQLAIAASINAAQAVAPDTVPDNQYGVVSGVLGLTYTLGVVLGTVVATVFDLGLAYIVTAALLLVLIGQFLPGFRDVSRVRSQAAASPVLDDAGGDADAVVPAVAEVPGGLYRDFTWVFIARFLVTTGNSVALFYLFYYLRDHIGHPDPDAGVLVLTGAYALCVIVTAILSGKVSDKMGKRRVFVALSSMGVAGACAIMAFAGSFAMVVGAAVLLGLSWGVFMAVDQALINQVLPKADERGRDVGVMNLAVAGPNMAAPVLAAFALANLGGYPGLYVFAGALTAVGAVLVYRVRSVP; encoded by the coding sequence ATGAGCTCCTCCGAACACGCCGGCTCCTCCGAACGCGCCATCTCCGACGTCGGGCGTTTCACCGCCGACCCCGCCCAGCGCACGCCGGTGACCACCGGCTGGATCGTGCGGTACGGCCTGCTGTACCTGGGGCAGAACATCTCGTGGGCAGCGCCGACGCAGCTGTTGTTGGCGCAGCAGATCCTCATCTGGCATCCGGGGGAGAAGGAGGAGAAGTTCGCGCTCCTCATGGCGGTCGGCGGGTTCTTCTCCATCATCGGGCATCCGCTGGCCGGGTGGTTGTCGGACCGCACGGACACGCGCTGGGGCCGCCGCGCCCCGTGGATCCTCTTCGGCGGGCTGGCGGCGGCCGGGTCGCTGGTGTTCCTGGGCGCCGCGCCGGGCTTCATGGCGTTGACCATCGGGTGGGCGGTGTTCCAGCTGGCCATCGCGGCGTCAATCAACGCGGCCCAGGCGGTGGCGCCGGATACGGTGCCGGACAATCAGTACGGCGTGGTCTCGGGTGTGCTGGGGCTGACGTACACCCTCGGCGTGGTGCTGGGCACCGTCGTGGCCACGGTGTTCGACCTGGGGCTGGCGTACATCGTCACCGCGGCGCTGCTGCTGGTGCTCATCGGCCAGTTCCTGCCGGGCTTCCGCGACGTGTCCCGGGTGCGGTCGCAGGCGGCCGCATCTCCGGTGCTTGACGACGCCGGCGGGGACGCTGACGCCGTGGTGCCCGCCGTCGCCGAGGTGCCCGGAGGGCTCTACCGCGACTTCACGTGGGTGTTCATCGCCCGGTTCCTGGTGACCACGGGCAACTCGGTCGCGTTGTTCTACCTGTTCTATTACCTGCGCGATCACATCGGCCACCCCGATCCGGATGCCGGCGTACTCGTCCTCACCGGCGCGTATGCCCTGTGCGTCATCGTCACCGCGATCCTGTCGGGCAAAGTGTCCGACAAGATGGGCAAGCGCCGGGTGTTCGTGGCGTTGTCGTCGATGGGCGTCGCCGGGGCCTGCGCGATCATGGCGTTCGCCGGGAGCTTCGCCATGGTCGTCGGCGCGGCGGTGCTGTTGGGTCTGTCGTGGGGCGTGTTCATGGCCGTCGATCAGGCCCTGATCAACCAGGTGCTGCCCAAGGCCGATGAGCGCGGGCGTGACGTGGGCGTCATGAACCTCGCCGTCGCCGGCCCGAACATGGCCGCCCCGGTGCTCGCCGCCTTCGCGTTGGCGAACCTCGGCGGGTACCCCGGCCTG